The segment ATCACCTTAGTTGAAGGTACATCTCTTGACGAAATCGTTGTATCTGCTTCCCGTACTCCCGAAAGGATTTTTGAGTCACCCGTAACTATTGAGCGCTATGGCATAAGAGAGATTCGAAATACAACAGCAGCTTCTTTTTATGGAGGTCTTGAAAATTTAAAAGGAGTAGATGTTAATACCAATAGTTTAACTTTTCAATCTGTAAACACAAGAGGGTTTGCCACATTTGCTAATACCCGATTTGTTCAGTTGGTAGATGGAATGGATAATGCTTCACCCGCACTTAATTTTGTATTGGGTAATCTTTTAGGGATGACAGAGTTGGATGTAAACAGTATTGAATTACTTCCAGGTGCATCTTCTGCTCTTTATGGTGCCAATGCCTTCAATGGAATTCTATTTATGACCAGTAAGAATCCATTTGATTTTCCGGGAGTTAGTGCGTACGTAAAACAAGGAGTTACTGTTCAGGACGCAGCGGGAACGAATTCTTTTACAGACCTCGGGCTTAGGGCAGCCCATAAATTTTCAGAAAAATTTGCTGCAAAAGTAAACTTCTCCTATTTAACAGGAACCGACTGGTGGGCTGTAAGCGAAGAAGATATTTTGAATTCCGGAAGTAACAGGTCTAATCCTAATTACGATGGGCTTAATGTGTATGGAGATGACTTTTCTGTAAATCTTAGAGGGGTAGGAGAACAATTAGCTGCTAATGGTCTCATTCCTTCCGGCGCAGAAAATCTTCTTCCTACTTCATTAGTAACCCGTACTGGTTATCTTGAATCTTCTTTAACAGATTATGAGGCCGAAAGTATAAAATTTGATGGAGCTCTTCATTACAGGCCATTTGCTGATGATTTTGAAATAAGTTATGTGGGAAAAGCAGGTTGGGGTTCTACTATTTATCAGGGAGCAAACAGGTATGCTCTCAAGAATTTCTTTCTGCAACAACATAAACTGGAATTTCAAAATTCTAATTTTTTCCTTAGAGGTTACATAACAGATGAAGATGCGGGAGATTCCTATGATATGCGTTTTACAGCCATCAATGTAAATAGGTTATGGAAGTCTGACCAGCAATGGTTTGGTCAATATGCGGGCGCATTTATTCAAAGCACCTTAGCAAGTTAGTGCTGAGCAGGCTCATAGTATTGCAAGGCAAACTGCAGATACCGGAAGACTAATTCCCGGAACCCCGGAATTCGAAGAGGCCTTCAACAAAGTAACTACAGATCCCAGTTTAAGTTCGGGTTCTCAGTTCCAGGATCAATCCCAGTTAAGACATGCCGATGCTAATTATAATTTTACACATTTAACGGGAGACATTGCCGATATACAGGTAGGGGGATCTTTCCGGCAGTATAGGTTAAATTCAAATGGTACCATTTTTACAGACTATAATGAGCCAATCACATATGAGGAGTATGGTATCTACACTCAAATTCAGAAAAACCTTTTGGACGAAAGATTAAAATTAACCTAGGTTCCATAAGATATGATAAATCTGAACTTTTTGAAGGTAATTTCTCTCCCAGACTATCCGCAGCTTATACGGCAGGCGCTAACAGGAATCATAACATAAGAGCTTCGGTACAAACCGGATTTAGATACCCTACCACTCAGGATCTCTTTATTGGGCTGGATGCAGGGAGAGCAATTTTAATTGGATCGGCTGAAGCTAATCTTGACCGATATGTTAGAAATTTTCCCTTAAGTGAAGCCGGAGCTGTCGAAATGGAAAGGGATTCCATTACCATTACAGGAAGATCTACTTATGAAAACTCTTTTTCTGCGGCATCTGTTCTTGCCGGAGCTCCCCAGGCGGCAAACGTAGACATTGTAAAGCCTGAACAAGTAACTGCTTTTGAAGTTGGGTACAGAGGAAGGGCAGGTAGAGTGATTGTTGATCTAAATGCTTATTATAATACTTATGAGGACTTTATTTCACAGGAAACGGTTATAGTTCCTTTTTATGGAGATGTAAACGGCAATGATGGTGAGAGAGCAAAAGCTATGCAGGCTGTGGCACGCGGGGACTAGCAGGCTTTTCAGGCTTATACCAATTCTCCGGCCGATGTGAAATCCTTTGGTGGTTCTATTGGACTTAGTTCAAAGATCTTTGGGAATTATGACCTGGAAGGAAATTACACCTATTCTGAAGAAGATTTTAACCAGGCTTCTGCTCCCGATTTCAGGACCAATTTCAATACTCCAAAACATAAAGTGAAAGTTTCCTTTGGAAATACTTCAGTTTATAACAACCTGGGCTTTAATATTAACTACAGGTGGAGCGATTCCTATTTATGGCAGGCGAGTTTTGCTGATGGAATAGTTCCTTCATTCTCGGTGGTTGATGCGCAGGTAAACTATACCATTCCCTCCTGGAAATCAATGATAAAATTGGGAGCGACAAATATAGGAGGAGATGATTATTTTACCGCTTTTGGAACCTAGCTTAATAGGTCAGCAGTATTACGTATCTCTAATATTCAACAATCTTTAATTTTAAATTTTTTAAGCTGAAAAGATTTTTAATTGAACATAAAATATAATCTAATGAAAATATATAATTATAAATGGCTTTTACTATTACTGGTGGGAGTGGTGACAGGTTGTAGTTCTGATGATGACTCGGGAACAATTATTGTGGAGCCGGGAGAATATACTTCAGGCTCGGCAGATTTCTCACACTATGTGGCTTTAGGTAATAGCTTAACAGCAGGATTAACTGATGGAACCCTGTTTCTCGCAGGTCAGCAAAATTCACTTCCAAACATACTGGCAGAGCAGTTTGAACTTACAGGAGGCGGGGAATTTACACAGCCGTTAATAAATGATAATATTGGTGGATTATTGTTGGGAGGAAATGTGATCCAGGAGCCAAGGCTTTTCTTTAATGGATCTGGTCCACAACGATTAACAGCAACACCTACAACCGAAATTACAAGTACCTTATCAGGCCCGTTTAATAATATGGGAGTTCCGGGAGCAAAAAGTTTTCATTTACTTGCTCCGGGTTATGGCAATGTGGCGGGAGTTGCTACGGGACAATCCAATCCTTATTTTGTAAGATTTGCCAGCAGTCCAGCAACAACAGTTTTGGCAGATGCCGTAGCTCAGGATCCTACCTTCTTTTCCCTTTGGATTGGAAACAATGATGTACTTTCTTATGCGACAAGCGGTGGGGTAGGAGTAGATCAAACAGGAAATTTTGATCCTTCCACTTATGGAAGTAATGATATTACAGATCCTAATGTTTTCGCCCAGGTATATTCTACTCTTTTAGACGCACTTACGGCAAATGGTGCAGACGGTGTGGTGGCTAATATTCCAAATGTCACCTCTCTGCCATATTTTACAACTGTTCCCCGCAAGCCTGTCCCTCTCGATGCTACTACAGCAGCTGCTTTAAATAACGGGTACGCTCAATATAACGGTGGCTTACAATTAGCCCTGGCTAATAACCTAATTAATGCAGAAGAAGCGCAGGCGCGCATGATTTCTTTTGCAGAAGGACAAAATGCAGTGGTAATTGAAGATGAAAATTTAACTAACCTTAGCGCTTTAGGAATACCTTCTTACAGAATGGTGACAGATGAGGATCTAATTGTTCTTACCGCTGCTTCATTTATTGGGACTACTGCAGGCGACAATCCCCAAATGATCAATGGGGTTTCTGTTCCCCTGGCAGATAAATGGGTTTTAACTAAAGCTGAACAGGAGGAAGTTCTACAGGCTACTGCAGCCTATAATCAAACAATAGAATCCCTGGCAGAAGCTAAAGGTCTTGCCTTTGTTGATGTGAATTCTATTCTTGTACAACTGGCAGATTCTGAAGTAGCATTTGATGAATATTTTCTGAATTCAAAACTGGTCTTTGGCGGTGCTTTCTCCCTGGACGGCGTTCACCCCACAGCTCGTGGTTATGCTTATCTTGCTAATAAATTTATTGCCGCTATTAATGAAACTTATAATTCTAATCTTCCCCCGGTAAAGGCTGTAGATTATAATGTTATTTATCCATCCTCTATGTAGGGTAAGCAGGATTGGATAATAGAAAAACCCACTGTAAAAAAGTGGGTTTTCTTTTTTATTGTCAGAAGATGTATTTGTAGGATGCCTATATTTCAATTTTATAATCTCCAATAAGTTCCAGCATTTTATCTTCACTGGCTGAAAGGCTGGTATAATCCTTTTTTTCTGAAGGTTGTATTTCTGAAAAATATTTTAGTATTTCACCATTTTCGTAGCTTTCAACTATACGGGGATGTACATAATAGGATCTACAAACGGTTCTGGTGTTCCCAAGACCTGTTGCGGCTGCATCGTATGCTTTCAGAATATTCTTTTTATTCTCCTTTTCATCTTCAGTATAACCAATTTCATAAAGGGTTTCAAAAAATATCTTAGAGGCGGACCAGGTTCTAA is part of the Antarcticibacterium sp. 1MA-6-2 genome and harbors:
- a CDS encoding SGNH/GDSL hydrolase family protein gives rise to the protein MKIYNYKWLLLLLVGVVTGCSSDDDSGTIIVEPGEYTSGSADFSHYVALGNSLTAGLTDGTLFLAGQQNSLPNILAEQFELTGGGEFTQPLINDNIGGLLLGGNVIQEPRLFFNGSGPQRLTATPTTEITSTLSGPFNNMGVPGAKSFHLLAPGYGNVAGVATGQSNPYFVRFASSPATTVLADAVAQDPTFFSLWIGNNDVLSYATSGGVGVDQTGNFDPSTYGSNDITDPNVFAQVYSTLLDALTANGADGVVANIPNVTSLPYFTTVPRKPVPLDATTAAALNNGYAQYNGGLQLALANNLINAEEAQARMISFAEGQNAVVIEDENLTNLSALGIPSYRMVTDEDLIVLTAASFIGTTAGDNPQMINGVSVPLADKWVLTKAEQEEVLQATAAYNQTIESLAEAKGLAFVDVNSILVQLADSEVAFDEYFLNSKLVFGGAFSLDGVHPTARGYAYLANKFIAAINETYNSNLPPVKAVDYNVIYPSSM